In one Epinephelus lanceolatus isolate andai-2023 chromosome 19, ASM4190304v1, whole genome shotgun sequence genomic region, the following are encoded:
- the s1pr3b gene encoding sphingosine 1-phosphate receptor 3: MINPQIYLHYNYTGKLDHRPSVGASPGTVDTKTIMFLIICSFIVLENLTVLVAIWRNHRFHNRMYFFIGNLALCDMLAGVAYLVNLLLSGEKTLQLSTALWFVREGSMFVALGASIFSLLAIAIERHLTMIKMRPYDANKNYRVFLLIGTCWLIAICLGALPILGWNCLDNLPDCSIVLSLYSKKYVAFCITVFMVLLLAMSVLYARIYILVKSSSRKVSKHRNSEHAMSLLRTVIIVVGVFIACWTPIFVLLLVDVACQQRCPILYKADWFIGLAVLNSAMNPIIYTLASREMRRAFLGLVCAVCYKGKASVTGSANRQSLEPSRSRSKSWSSQNNPNQNHQSSRQTELEKGQGTGTGHGEVSVVAGGAAQAVIESDRKD, encoded by the coding sequence ATGATCAACCCTCAGATATACCTGCACTATAACTACACAGGAAAGCTGGACCACCGGCCCAGCGTTGGTGCAAGCCCTGGCACCGTGGACACCAAGACCATCATGTTCCTCATCATATGCAGCTTCATTGTCCTGGAGAACCTCACCGTGCTGGTGGCCATATGGAGAAACCACAGGTTCCACAACCGCATGTACTTCTTCATTGGCAACCTGGCTCTGTGTGACATGCTGGCTGGAGTGGCCTACCTGGTCAACCTGCTCCTGTCAGGAGAGAAGACCCTGCAGCTCTCGACTGCTCTCTGGTTTGTCAGAGAGGGAAGCATGTTTGTAGCACTTGGTGCGTCCATTTTCAGTCTCCTGGCTATTGCTATAGAGCGACACCTGACTATGATCAAAATGAGGCCTTATGATGCCAACAAGAACTACAGAGTGTTTCTGCTCATAGGGACCTGCTGGCTGATCGCCATATGTCTTGGAGCTTTGCCTATCCTGGGCTGGAACTGCCTGGACAACCTCCCTGATTGCTCCATAGTCCTCTCTCTCTATTCCAAGAAGTATGTAGCTTTCTGTATCACAGTTTTCATGGTTTTACTCTTAGCCATGTCAGTCCTTTACGCCCGCATCTACATCCTGGTGAAGTCCAGCAGCCGAAAGGTGAGCAAGCACAGAAACTCAGAGCACGCGATGTCCCTTCTGCGCACTGTCATCATTGTAGTCGGGGTCTTCATCGCGTGCTGGACACCCATCTTcgtcctgctcctggtggatgTGGCATGTCAGCAGCGTTGTCCCATCCTTTACAAGGCTGACTGGTTCATTGGACTAGCTGTGCTCAACTCAGCCATGAACCCAATCATTTACACCCTGGCCAGCCGCGAGATGAGACGGGCCTTCCTGGGTCTGGTGTGTGCTGTTTGTTACAAGGGGAAGGCCTCTGTGACTGGCAGCGCTAACAGGCAGTCTCTGGAGCCCAGCCGCAGCAGGAGCAAGTCGTGGAGCAGCCAGAACAACCCCAACCAGAACCATCAGAGCTCCAGGCAGACGGAGCTGGAGAAGGGGCAGGGGACCGGCACGGGCCATGGCGAGGTCTCAGTGGTGGCAGGAGGGGCTGCTCAGGCCGTCATTGAGAGTGACAGGAAAGACTAA